Genomic DNA from Solanum pennellii chromosome 3, SPENNV200:
CTAGGAGTAGTCCCCGATGGACAGCACCAACTTATTATACAGATAATTATGAACGATCAGATAGAGCAAATGAAATATGGAATAGtagattaaataataaaaaatggacGCCTAAACCAATAACTGAACAATATAACTTTTTAGATCTAGATTGTGTCATAGATATAAATAAAGCAATCTTACTATGGGtaggaaatatatctaaacaactaattgataacaaaataacaacaaaagaaacaccaggatatatagaaagaacatttgttTGAACAACGAAATTATGGATAGGAAATTTACCCCCAGAAAGTCTAGAAACAATTAGGAGTGATAAGAAAATAGATGGATCtccatcaacaacaaatatagatatactagataaatatgaattagcaATACGAAATGAATTTGGAGGCATGACTAcagaaataaaagaacaaaataaagaaaaaataataaatagacaacttatgacaaaattagctatatgtaaaatatgctatatagaagaatacacatgtgcatttaaaaaatattattataaagcaagatataacataaatgaagcaaaagaaataagacaacaatatttcacaaaattaacagaaccatttagtacaaaataattaaagattcgAACAATGAAGGATTAACAGATACTTTAGGAGCTAGAATAAAATTTCTACATCAATGGTTTGTACAATTATGTGAAAaccagaaagaaaaaataaaaatagagaaagtACTAATTAAAACTCTAGCATGTTGTAAAGATAAAACAGCACCACAGTTTGgttgtataaataaatattataaaaaacaaagacctaaacgacacaaaaattatagaaaaaccaaaactagatataaatacaaaaaaccaagacaaagatattatgtaaaaaattataaaataaaaagaccatATAGACCAAAGAGGAAACTATCAGAATGTACTTGTTACAAGTGCGGAAAGATAGGACATTTAGCTAGAGATTAAAtccaaaaggaaaagaaattgcAGAAGTAATTATAGACAATGACAAATACACGCAAATAGATTACATAGGCTATGAATTTAGtgaaaatgatagtatatatgaagtatatgatatAGAAACTGAAttagaaaatgaagaaacaaatatTGATCTAGATAATGACGAAGAAATCTATGTCTGAGGatgacatgaaaataatatccaAACAAGAGTAccaaaatgaagaattatcagaacaaaaaattatatttgataatacaatctttgaacaaataaaaggaaaagaattagatttaagtgttgaaaaagtatttgaaatacCAACCTTAAGAAATTGGTTCAAAAGACAAAAAGACGAATACTATGTAGTTAGCCAGAAATAACACAtcatagattgtaaatatacaaaagGAAAGGCGCAAATACCTATACTAAATAAGagcataataaataaagaaataaaagaaataaaagctAAAACACCCATAAAATACGTACATctaggaggaacagaaatattgataaaagcttgttttagagaaggaatagatacacctatagaaatatatttagcaGATGATAGAATTATATACCCTATAGAAAAAAGCGTAATTATTGCAGTAAAAGGAAACTTAATATACcaagaatttaaattataataagtgCCAACTACTCAGTACCATTAATAGATAGgaatatagataaatcattagttctATATTGGAAAATGTCTGAAATAGAACTAGCACcaggaagtaaaatatttacagcaagatgtaaaaacCTATATATACTAACAACAAAACCTAATGTAACGGCAagaaataatattgataaaataaaaatagaaaatccttTTGAAAGAATAATTACTATAATAGACAACAAGGACTATAGctataaaaaaattgacatagaagaagatttagaaattgtaaaagaaagattGAGTACTTCAAATGTACCGAATACATTAACAAGAactacctcatcaagaatgagcACATCTAAAAGAAACTATGAAATTTCGCAAAATTCATTAAATACAGAAGAAATAACACCATACCACTATTTTGTAACAGGAATAATAGACAAgagaagatataaaattttaataaaaacagGACAAGAAGAGAATTATATAACGAGAGAATTAGTGTTAGAAACAGAAACTATAAAAACAGGACACTTATGCCCCGGATTGCCTAGTGAGATTGTAACCACAAACGAAgaaataacagaaaaagaaataattataggaggaataCCTTTAGTAATACCATTTAAAATCTACCAAGGAAGCCAGAACATTACCCTAGGgataaaatggttagaaaaagttaaaccatACAATATAGAgaatgaacaattaacaataacttatcaaaataagaaaataattatcaaatgaacaaaatgaataatgaaaatatatatacttgcaaaaattattgtagaaggataCCACAATAGATATTATACCCCCATGATAGATACATGAGCAGaagcaaatatatgtaaatttaactgtttaccagaagataaatgggaaaaattaaaaacacctatGGTAGTGACAGAATTTAATAATGAAGGCAGTATGATtacatataaaacaaaaaatataaaaatacaaatatgggataaaatactaacaatagaaTAAATGTACAATTTTGAATTTccaacaaaagatatgttattaggaatgccatttttagaatgattttacccacatattataacaaaaacacattggTGGTTTACTACACCATGCGGAAATAAAATAAGAGCAAAAACAGTAAATAACAAGCAACGTAAACCCACagaatggataaaaggaagtgaaaaaataaaccaggaaatagaaaatataagtaaaaatcaaataacacaattagaaattatcatatttacaatagataaagttaaaataattaacgaacaactagaattattatatagtgaaaatccattacaaggatgggaaaagcataagatgaaagtaaaaattgaattaatagatgaaaatagtataataacacaaaaaccattaaaatataattttgatgatttaaaataatttaaaatgcaTATAAGATGAACTATTGaagaataattatatacaagaaagcaatagtaaacatacaagtccagcatttatagttaataaacatagtgaacaaaaacgaggtaaaagtagaatggtCATAGATTATCGCAAACTGaatactaaaactaaaacatataattacccaataccaaataagatactaaaaataagacagatacaaggatataattatttcagtaaatttgattgtaaatcaggattttatcacttgaaactagaagaagaatctaaacaacTAACAACATTTACTGTACAACAAGTattttatgaatggaatgttctaccatttggatataaaaatgcaccaggaAGATACCAGCATTTTATGgacaaatattttaatcaattagaaaattgtattgtctatatagatgatatattattatactaaaAAACACAAGATCAACATATCAGGTTactagaaaaatttatacacaTAATTAAACATTCTGGTATAAGCCTAAGTAAAAAGAAAGTAGAAATTATGAAACCTCAGATAAaatttctaggaatacaaatagataaaaatgggaTAAAGATGCAAACCCACacagtacaaaaaataattacccttgatgaaaatatagatacaaagaAGAAATTACAATCCTTCTTAGGATTAGTAAACCAAGTAAGGGAATacataccaaaattagcagatcatttaaaaccattaaacaaaaaacttaagaaagatgttgaatattatttttacaataaagataaagaacatataagacatattaaaAACTTATGTAAAAAACTACCAAAACTATATTTTCCCAatgaaaacaaattatttacttatattgttGAAACAGATTCGAGAAATCACAGTTATGGAGGAgtcttaaaatataaatatgacaacGAAAAAATAGAACACCATTGCAGATATCACTCAGGATCCTATACAGAAGCACAattaaaatgggaaataaatagaaaagaactATTTGGATtgtataaatgtttattagcttttgaaccatatattgcttataacaaatttattgtaagaacaGATAATACGCATGTAAAATGGTGGATAACGCGAAAAATACCAGACTCAGTGACAACAAAGGAAATAAGAAGGCTTgtattaaatatacaaaattttacttttacaaTTGAGGTAATAAAAACTGACGAAAATGTTATTGCAGACTACCTATCAAGACAAAAGAACCCAAACTGAGCCAGAAAAAGATAGAATGGAAGAAATACTCAAAGCCATTACTACACTTTCTACAAAAGTGGATAGTATGGAtaaagagttacaaaagatgaaaaatataagtcagcagcatgactataaAAATGCAGAGCTATGTCGATCGGAAGACAGAAAAATTCCAGAGCTACAAGGAGACGTTGGAAAACTCCATAAAACCCATGACAATGTTTGTTTAAATGCAGCTACAACCAGCACATCTACAACAAAAGGAGTTAGTGGAATAAGATATACGaattcaaatatgaaatttttttttgatataccAGTTATTCCAAAAAACCAAAAAGACCCATTATATATGCCACCACAAACAACTACTTACTCGGAAAGTTTAAACCAAGATAAAAATGCCTACAACCACATAACCCGCTCAtatattgaaaacctttataaaatccaaaattatttaaactcaACACCAAGATCTCAAACTGCCAAAGACCCTCATACTGATTTTATAACCCAAAAGCTACAAGGATATAATAAGTTGATAGCGCAACCAGGCACCAATGCAAATCTAGTAAAAACGTGTTATAGTTACGGATTACTCAACACAATTTATACTCAAACAGGAGATGAAATATCGACCATACCGGAGCTATACAAAGCCTTTATGAACTATAAAAGAATTACTAAAggaacattattttatataaagttttaTTCAGCACCAGCAGAGATATTATTTGATGAGATAAAGCCAATTATACAAGTTATAAAGATTGGTTTGACCAGAGATATGATAATTCCGGAAGATATCGGGACACAGCAAGAAACACAAAGAATTGAGATACAAGAATTCTACGCCAACAAGAGAGTTATTGGACTCGCAACTATTCTAAATGAACTAACTAACAATTATTTAAACGAAAATTCAGTATGGAGCTATTATGTACGGGAACaagttatgatatattcaaattctaGGGAAATTAGAGAACAAGATATGGAGGAGATACGCCAATGGATACTCAGTTTACTCAAGCCGGAGCAAAAATCAACAACAAGAGAATTAAGGAAAGAGTTTATTTCGAATGAATTATTAACCAGATATTGCAAAATTATTGGACAAAAATACCCCGACCATATATGTTCAAAATGTCAGGGAGAAGATAATGTCATACCAGATGTCCAAATCGAATAAAGATACGTGGAAAGCAGAAAAAGAAGGACATAGAGACGTGGACAGCTGCAACAAAGAAGATaaggagaagaaaagaaagaaagaaaaagttatgAACAGAAAAGGTCGTTCATGAAAGGTCATATGTGAATAGTAAGAGTCATATGTGAATAGTAAGAGTCATATGTAAATAGTAAGAGTCATTAtgtaaaattttttgttttttagtgtCGGCCACTTGGCCAAAATAGTAAGTTTTCTCTTGTATAAAAAGAGGGTTTCCCCTCATAATAAAAAATTCAGACTTTTAAAGGTAGAAATTACCTCATAAACTCTATTCCAATAAAAACCGTTTTGATCTGATGAAGATTTAGGAAATAATCGTCATTGATCTGTCCCTAGTGAACAACGACTAAATCGTAAGGGCGAACATTGTGAAAATCATGAATGGATCTAAAAGATCTTCCATATCAAAATGGAATTTTCGAGTCTCAAGAGGTAGAGAAAAATTAGAGAAGTATTTTTAAATCATTCTTCAACTTGTTTTGTGAAAAATTATTGCTTTGTGTTAGATATGTGTTAATTTGGCTGAAACTCCATACTTACAAAGAGTTGAAGATTTTCTGATTTAGGGCAAAGAAAATCTCTTTTGAGAGACTTGgagagttatttttttaattgtttatgaaatttctttttggaaaaataaaaatgggagggagagtCAAATtttttggagggaatataatattttagtaaaaacttTGATGTCACACTCGGTAAGTgttgtttttcaattataaaaatcacACACATTAAAagtgtaattatatatatatataNNNNNNNNNNNNNNNNNNNNNNNNNNNNNNNNNNNNNNNNNNNNNNNNNNNNNNNNNNNNNNNNNNNNNNNNNNNNNNNNNNNNNNNNNNNNNNNNNNNNNNNNNNNNNNNNNNNNNNNNNNNNNNNNNNNNNNNNNNNNNNNNNNNNNNNNNNNNNNNNNNNNNNNNNNNNNNNNNNNNNNNNNNNNNNNNNNNNNNNNNNNNNNNNNNNNNNNNNNNNNNNNNNNNNNNNNNNNNNNNNNNNNNNNNNNNNNNNNNNNNNNNNNNNNNNNNNNNNNNNNNNNNNNNNNNNNNNNNNNNNNNNNNNNNNNNNNNNNNNNNNNNNNNNNNNNNNNNNNNNNNNNNNNNNNNNNNNNNNNNNNNNNNNNNNNNNNNNNNNNNNNNNNNNNNNNNNNNNNNNNNNNNNNNNNNNNNNtatatatatatatatatatatatatatataggtgtggccaattatattatgataagaCAACGCTTATAAATTGAAGTCTATTCTATTAAAAAGCACATTTTACAAGTGTTCCGAATATTACCGTGGCCAAAAGCTAAAAACTAAGGCTACACTTTTAGAGTGTAGCATTAATAgatttaggcaacactttacaagtgttAATTTGATTAAGTGAGGTTGTACGTCTAAAATGGTGTAATgtgttgtttgttaagaagaaggatgagtctcttaggatgtgcattgactatcgccaactcaataaagtcactattaagaacaagtatcctatccCTCGAATTGACTagttgtttgatcaactccaaggagcaagatatttttctaagattgacttgagatcggtgtatcaccaacttagggtgagaagTGAGGATGTACCTAAAACGGCTTCCTGAACTAgctatggtcactatgagttcctagtgatgtcttttggtctcactaatgcctcGGCGGCTTTTATgaacctaatgaatagggtgtccgaaattacctagattcctttgtgtttgtcttcattgacaatatcttggtatattttaaaaatgacggttatcatatgggtcatttgagagtggtgttgcAAGTTCTCAAGGTACACCAACTATTTGCTaagtatagcaagtgtgagttttggttaagatCGCTGGCTTTTCTTGGTcgtatcatctctagtgagggtattgaggttgatccaaTGAAAACCGAAGCGGTTATGAATTTTTCTAGAACATTGACTACAACTGACATTATTGTTTCTTGGATTTAGCCGagtactataggaggtttgtggatagttttgcgtccattgcttTTCCGTTGTCTACCTTGACCTAGAATTTTGAGTGGTCGGAgacatgtgaaagaagcttccaaattttgaaggagaggcttacctccgctccggtgttgataTTACCGATGGGTActaagggttttgtggtatattatGATTCATCCCAAGTGGGTTTAGGGTATTTTCTAATGCAACATTTGAAGGTAGTACcctatgcctctagaaaactcaaggtgcatgagaagaattatccaactcatgatcttgaattggCGGCCGTAGtgtttgttttgaaaatatggagacattacttgtgtggtgttcatgtggatgtatataccgaccataagagtcttcaatatgtgtttactcaaaaggaattaaatctctgacaaagaagatggttggaattaTTAAATGATTACGAcgtgagtgttctctaccaccacGACAAGGCCAATAtggttgcggatgccctaagtcgtatgaccttGGGttgtgtgtctcatgtagaagaagggaagaaaGAACTAGTTAAAGATGTTTAaaggttggctagattgggtgttcgCTTTGAAGATTTCCCGAATGGTGGTTTTGTGGTTCataataactccgagtcatcattagtggttGATTTGAAGTCTAAGCAATATCTTGATCCACTATTTATGTAGTTGAATAACTCGGTACTTAGCAAGtcgaatgaatcattctccatgggggggggggattttgTTATAAGGTACCAAAATAGTTTATGcatatatgatgttaatgattTGAGGAATAGGGTGTTAGAAGAATctcatggttcccgatattccATCCATTcgggttccaccaaaatgtatcgtgatcttaGAGAGGTATATTGATGGGATAgcttgaaaagggacatagttGAGTTTGTATCCAAGTGtcaaaattgccaacaagtgaaggCCGAGCATCTAAAGCCTAGTGGTCTAATTCAAGAAATGggtgttcctacttggaagtggaataaattaatatggattttattaTTGGGTTGCCTCAAACCCGGAGGCcaaatgactcaatttgggtgatatcGGATAGATTGATAAAATCCACTCACTTTATTCCTGTTAAGTCTACTTAAatggcggaggattatgcaaagatctacatttatgagattgtgagtcttcatgggatccCTTTGCCCATCATATTGGGtagaggtgctcaattcacATCTCGTTTTTGGAGACCTTTaaaaaaagggttgggtactagaGTGAAGCTAAGCACCACTTTtaatccccaaatggatggtcaagcggaacatACTATTCAAATCCTAGAGGAcatgttaagagcttgtgtgataTACTTCAATGGGATTGGGACAATCACTTGCCGTTGATTGATTTTTCCAttaataatagttaccattcgagcattttaatggctccatttgaagcactttatggtaggagatgtcgGTCTCCGGTTGGGttgtttgaggttggtgagtccttACTACTTCGTCCCGAAATTGTCTATGATTCTTTAGAAAAACTTCAGGTGATAAGGGGTAGGTTGAAAACTGCCTATTGTAAGCAAACATCCTATGCCGACAATCGAATAAGAGATCTTGAATTCGAAGtgggtgataaggtgtatttgaatattttaccTATGGAAGGGGAGATGAGATTTGGCTAgaaggggaagttaagtcctcaGTATGTGGGTACCTATAGGGTTTTGTAACTGTACTGAAAGGTTGCATACGACttgagattacctagtgaaGTATCTTCGGTTCATCCATTATTTCATATCTCCATGCTAAATAAGTGTATTGTTTATCCCAtatccattcttcctattgaagggtTATGCATGGATGAGAGCCTCTCCTGTGAAGAGGTTCCGGTGCGaattctagatcgccaagtaaagatgttgaggaacaaagaggttgcctccgtaaaagtcctaTGTAGAAACCACCTaattgagggagcaacatgggaggccaaggccaacatgaagtcccgttatcctcatctttttcttgattaaggttagtcattcctAATAATGATGAacacaataaataatatgaatttgtCTTATTCTTCAGTATGTGCATATTTTGATAAAGGTTATatcaaaatgagttttcattaaAAAGGATTTTTGTGTTAACTTGCAATAATGTGAAATGTAAGTTTTGCCTTCATGGGATTTTTAGTCATTTGGTGTTGTCTTGAGAAAAatagcatggtaactctttaatgtcattttgagctcatgttgatgttgagaaggtagttcctcatgaTAAGTTAtgaaatgttgagctcttatgtgTAGTGATTTGAGCTGCTATGGGTAATGTCATGTTATGTATTGAATGAAGTTGTTAAGTACTCCTATGAGTTGTGGCTCAAGATGATTATATGCATGTTCTTGGTTGtgaagtgtcattcggggacgaatattcctaagggggaggggggataatgtaacaatccAAAAGTCCATGACTTGGTCTAGATCCTCACATGATGAACCAAGCCTGAAAACACTGTTTCTGAGCCTAACTGAATGTATTAAAACTATctaggaagtgttagagtcaaaacgtcatgAAACATCCAAGACGTTCGGAAGTTAGTGCAATTCAACTAGTAAAAGATGCTTAGGTTGCGTGAAGGGTTGGAGGTGTTGCATGaattctaaaacttgtaaaatcactttaaa
This window encodes:
- the LOC107013253 gene encoding uncharacterized protein LOC107013253 encodes the protein MLLQTTYQDKRTQTEPEKDRMEEILKAITTLSTKVDSMDKELQKMKNISQQHDYKNAELCRSEDRKIPELQGDVGKLHKTHDNVCLNAATTSTSTTKGVSGIRYTNSNMKFFFDIPVIPKNQKDPLYMPPQTTTYSESLNQDKNAYNHITRSYIENLYKIQNYLNSTPRSQTAKDPHTDFITQKLQGYNKLIAQPGTNANLVKTCYSYGLLNTIYTQTGDEISTIPELYKAFMNYKRITKGTLFYIKFYSAPAEILFDEIKPIIQVIKIGLTRDMIIPEDIGTQQETQRIEIQEFYANKRVIGLATILNELTNNYLNENSVWSYYVREQVMIYSNSREIREQDMEEIRQWILSLLKPEQKSTTRELRKEFISNELLTRYCKIIGQKYPDHICSKCQGEDNVIPDVQIE